From a region of the Primulina eburnea isolate SZY01 chromosome 7, ASM2296580v1, whole genome shotgun sequence genome:
- the LOC140835711 gene encoding uncharacterized protein — MGNHVFVKVAPMKGVMRFGKKCKLSQRFIGSFEILEKIGTLAYRVALPPTLAGVHNVLRISMLRKYMPNPSLVLNYEHMQLTPNMSYEERPTIQILDLQQRRHRNKVIRMVKLSG; from the coding sequence ATGGGTAACCACGTATTTGTGAaagtagcacctatgaagggtgttatgaggtttggCAAGAAATGCAAACTCAGTCAGAGGTTCATAGGATCGTTTGAAATTCTAGAGAAGATTGGAACATTAGCCtatagagtggcattgccaccaacGCTAGCTGGAGTGCATAATGTGTTGCGTATCTCAATGCTGCGAAAGTACATGCCGAATCCTTCACTTGTACTGAATTATGAACATATGCAGTTGACCCCAAATATGTCATACGAGGAAAGACCTACTATACAAATTTTGGATTTGCAACAAAGAAGACACCGAAATAAGGTTATACGAATGGTAAAGTTAAGTGGCTAA